The genomic window AGTGGCTTTGAAGTTTGATGCTGACAGATCAGCACCCCACACACTCCATAGGTGGGAGACCATACATATGCAGAGAATCCCATGATTCAAAGGCTTCCCTACCCTGATACAGATGATCTGCCATGGCGTTTTCTATGCACAGCACAAGCTTTGCCAGAGGGGAGTCTTAGAGCGTGCTGAATTCTGATTCACTGTTGCTCACTGCATATCAAGCAGAAAATGTGAACACTTTCGGTCCAGACAAAAAAACTtggaatacatgtagtaaaaagtTCAGATTCTGGAAGTACAATAGGACCCAAATTTCTTTTTCAACATATATCAGTGTCCATACATAATGGGATTTCACAGattataccaaggacattatatgcaCAGTTGCCCCAGTGGACTGACCATTCTCATCCTTTGAGATGTTGACGGAGCTGTTGATGTAGACCTGCACCTTGGAGTAGTCCATGTGGCACTTCTCATCCTCAGCCTCATAGGGGTACGCTTTCTCAGACTCCAGACCACCTAAAATCATAATGATCCGATTCAGGATCCAGGTTAAATGTGTAATGAGAGAACAGAAGGCCTTATGACCTAACCTATTGAGATCACAATGGCATTGTTGGCCACTCCAATTAAGTAACTTGTTTCTGAACACAAAAAGTATGATGTGTAAATACACTGCAATGAGGACAAAGGGCAAATACATGTTTAAGTTACTCAGGATACAGATGATTGCTACCTGACCTGCATGCTGCCATGTTTGCAGTTGGTAGTTTTCATATTGTTCTCCCTGCTTTCTgccattttttttagaattctttGAAAGCATTCCTTGGTGTGACTGTGGCCCTTGTATGTTAGTTAGTATCAAATTGAATAAATAATAaaagttacatttgtatttgcaaaaATCACACATTAGGTTGATGACTTACACATACTAATTTTCAAGGTAACATTCTTCCTCGTGCAACGTATACGAGTCATGAACATGAGGTGCCATCTGCTATTGTTAGAGCAGTCATCATACAAATGACTGATGAATTCCgcaaatatgtacacatatagtTGTACACTGGAAATTGTGATAGGACGAAATAGTCATAAGATTACATTTTCTTATCAAATTCAGCAAGTGTAGTCCCAGGAGCTTGGTCTTTCACATGTGTGGGCCCAGTGTCAGCACAGAGCGAACATCCTGAGATGAACATAAAAGCTCGCAGGCAAACACGGATGATACCACTGAGCCCTAAGTGGAAATTGTAAAACCTATTTCCCAGCAACTATTTGCCCCTACTCAGCCCACACATGGCAGAGTGCGTCGTCATGGGATGAACACTACTCAGTATGAATGCTGAACTGTGTGGTGACAGACATGCAATACGTAGTACATAATCTTTTtcctcacatgtacatgtacatgtaacagagaCTAGGTAGGAACCTGGAAGCTGTGTTTGAGTGGGGGAAATTGTGTCAGagaatgtttagaaaaaaaattatacataaaaGATGGAGGAAAAAACAGGGATTAGAGGAAGACAAATAGTTACCAACTGTTGACTTGAAAATGATAATTGTATTGACCTATACAACAATTCATGAGCCTTCTACGTCTGTCCTCTACAAAATCAACTGAAATGACATGAATATCTCACCCATCCTGATGATCTCATCATACGCTTGTGAGGGAAGCCCGCCCTCACAGCCATCATCTAGTTTGTCACAGTCCACCAACTCTGTCAAGGTCAAATTAGATTGTCTTTGGTTATTAGACACTTAAGTTGCAACAGGCCATCTGGTTGGTTTGTGGTCAAGTACTTACCACAGGGTTAATTAGAACAAACTTTAATGTGCATCATtacatatttttgtaaataGTGAATGTGTAATATCCcatatttttgtacatatttttgactatttttttcatttctgacATAAAAAAGGGAAAGTTGTGGTAACTCATAATGTTTGCAAGGTTTGCAGACAATTCAAAGGCTTTATCATACTTGATCACAAAAGGAACACTTTTACGATTGGATGAATGTGACAACATTTAATTTTGTCAAGCTGTGTCAGGCAAAAGTTACTAATAGGTAAAGTATAGAATATAGCCACAACTTAGTAAATAAATTCCTCACGTTGCTCTGAGAGATCAGGAAGGCTTCCCTTCTTGATGGCCCACTGGCCTTCAATGTTCCCAGTAGTAGAGAAGGCCCAGCAGGAGCCACACTGGCCCTGAAACATAAGAAGATTTcacatcagcaccaaggccagtgTCAAGCTGCTGGTACATTCAGGTACATTGGGTGTCCCTGGGAAAGCATGTGCCTACATCTACTGTTGTGTTAACAAGTGACAGTCAGAGTTGGTCCCTCAAGTCAGCCATAAACCTTGATTAAAAAGAATTTTCTCAAACTGTGAAATTGCTATGGGAGTCCCAGCATATGTAGAGCAGGTGACCTGGGATGTAATTTGTATCGCGATGAGAAATTGTCAGAAGTGTTCCTTGGGGTTAGTTTATTAATTAGTAACTGGCTTGTAGACTGGCTGCCCCTTTTTATCTGAAGGAGTTTACTTGTAAAATGCACAACCATAAAGTCAGAGCTTCTACACACAAATAAGATcaatgcaaacaacatcaatatacaaaataatgtatttgGAGGACCGGGTACAGATTAAATTGAATTACAAACTGTCAGTAATTAAATGAAAATGTGCATTTCGGAATCAAGTTATTGTATTAGCTGTATCATTTTTGGGTTTTGTCCATCACAGTCATAATTGACAGAGGTTTgatactttgtgtgttttgcatatttgtgaATAAGCTTTTGACAACAATCATTCTGGATATGTCTGATTTAGCTGGGACAGCCTAAAAATGCCCCCTATCTATCCATGTTAGAATGCAGGGAACACTTTTAGCACTGAGTCACCAAAATGTTGCAGAAAACAAATGGGACATCTGCATTTCAGTTTAGATATACACCCCATGATTTTCCTGTATGTTATTTAGAATATAGAGAAAAAAAGCTACGGTAATCACTAACCATTCATAAGTCATCATATTGGCCCAACATTTTTTAACTCAAAATCAAGGGACCAATAAGGCATAGCCTTCAGTAGAAATTTGGAAGAGTTCTGTACAAGCTGTGATGATTATTCAATATCACCTGTATATCAACATTTATTTCCTGTGATTTTCCTAAAGATGTGACTTGAGAACAAACAGTTGTTGCTGACCTGATCCTTGACCTCAGTGACAGCACCATGGTCCCGCCAATCGAACGCCTGCGGAGCGTCCTTCTTGGGGATGGTGGCAAGTGGGAGGGGCTTGGCTGGGGCTCTCCACACAGGGGTCAAGTAGTACCTCCTGAACTCATCCTCTGGACAGAAACAAAATAGTTCATCatgacttgaaagttcatctgtgttggtagaagtcattctgactCAAAATTGAACTGCaatttgccaacacaaaaattggacttacccaaatgttTGACACTTGAAAATGTGAGTAAGGTCAATTTTTGTCTTGGcaatttgcagttcaactttggtTCAGACAGttcatcatgttttttgttGATACACAGGATAAAGCAAATTCAGTACATCAGTAACAATGTTGATTTCAAACTTGTACTCTAGCAGGAGATAGTaaactacaactgttacaacacgATAACATATACTTTTGTTACTTTTAAAAACATAGCAGAAGTCAACAGTCATGGGCATGGACATAGTAGGATAAGTTTCCTACACACACAGCATGTTTATTTAACTCAGTACATTTAAAGATGATGAGGTAGTATGTAAGAGTTATCAATAAGTTTCAACAGTCAAGTACAAATAAGACATAAACATCTGATCCTGTCACACTTACCAGTTAGGTCCATGAACTTAGTTACTCCATACTTGGCTGTGCCTCGCTCTGAGTCCTGCAGCTTTCCTGCCTTCTTCATGTTGTCTTGGAACACATAGTACCTCTTCAGGTACTCTAAGGGGGTGCACAGACTCATTCATTGAAAGGACCAACAACTTAAATTTAACAGCCAGTCTCTGCTTTTGTTTAGCTTCTGATATGATTTTAGCTGACTACAGTGGCTAATAAAACATCAACATGTTACGTTTCTTATTCTATGTTTAATATTTCATATATAATGCATTACCAGTGTTTATGACTTGTCTGTAGTCCCATATTATAGCTACTTGATCCTAATTCGTGTCACTGCTTTGTCAGTggacataatttttttcaccaTTCTAGTACACTGTTATG from Branchiostoma lanceolatum isolate klBraLanc5 chromosome 4, klBraLanc5.hap2, whole genome shotgun sequence includes these protein-coding regions:
- the LOC136433204 gene encoding cathepsin L-like — encoded protein: MQLAAVFLALTVFSAMEWSATARIGLSAQSPHLDLFEEFTVQYNKQYNNTEEYLKRYYVFQDNMKKAGKLQDSERGTAKYGVTKFMDLTEDEFRRYYLTPVWRAPAKPLPLATIPKKDAPQAFDWRDHGAVTEVKDQGQCGSCWAFSTTGNIEGQWAIKKGSLPDLSEQQLVDCDKLDDGCEGGLPSQAYDEIIRMGGLESEKAYPYEAEDEKCHMDYSKVQVYINSSVNISKDENDMASWLAENGPISIGINAFPMQFYMGGISHPWSIFCNPEELDHGVLIVGYGTKDETPYWIIKNSWGKSWGEEGYYLVYRGGGVCGLNTMCTSSVVL